A stretch of the Fodinicurvata sediminis DSM 21159 genome encodes the following:
- a CDS encoding Hsp20/alpha crystallin family protein codes for MMSIGSLRPHRRFGAGRGGRQERGFEPPAFWRDMERMFEDFLPGSYFSASEGESSQPQAHLPAMDVREEDNRYEILADMPGVNAKDLEISLSNGMLHIVGRPEAKEKKEEKNGQVLRVERSQGWFERSFTLPPEVDAEKIKADLKDGVLHLSLPKSEKARKEARKIPINAS; via the coding sequence ATGATGTCGATTGGAAGCCTGAGACCTCATCGTCGTTTCGGTGCCGGCCGCGGTGGGCGCCAGGAGCGTGGTTTCGAGCCGCCCGCCTTCTGGCGTGACATGGAACGAATGTTCGAGGATTTCCTGCCTGGAAGCTATTTTTCCGCTTCCGAAGGCGAGTCTTCCCAGCCGCAGGCGCACCTGCCGGCCATGGATGTGCGGGAGGAGGACAATCGCTACGAGATCCTGGCGGATATGCCGGGTGTGAATGCCAAGGACCTGGAGATTTCGCTGAGCAACGGCATGCTTCACATCGTCGGACGGCCGGAAGCGAAGGAGAAGAAGGAAGAGAAGAACGGACAGGTCCTCAGGGTCGAGCGTAGCCAGGGCTGGTTCGAGCGCAGTTTCACGCTGCCCCCCGAAGTGGACGCCGAGAAGATCAAGGCGGACCTGAAGGACGGGGTGCTGCACCTGTCCCTGCCCAAGAGCGAGAAAGCCCGCAAGGAAGCGCGCAAAATCCCCATCAACGCATCCTGA
- a CDS encoding phasin family protein, producing the protein MKKDSKTAGSETENPAEAMAAMNGQMTEAMMSATDTCLKNMAVWQREVADFTARRMKTNSKLLRSLPSCANWDDVVSLQQGWMRTAGEDYIDETGRLLSLSQRMMDGLQAAPGQAVSDTGQTRGSKAEDPGSKTAG; encoded by the coding sequence ATGAAGAAGGACAGCAAGACAGCCGGGAGCGAGACGGAGAATCCCGCCGAGGCGATGGCCGCCATGAACGGCCAGATGACGGAGGCCATGATGAGCGCGACCGACACCTGCCTGAAGAACATGGCCGTTTGGCAGAGAGAAGTGGCCGATTTTACGGCCCGGCGCATGAAGACGAACAGCAAGCTGCTTCGCTCTCTGCCGAGTTGTGCAAACTGGGACGATGTCGTGTCTCTGCAGCAGGGTTGGATGAGAACGGCGGGCGAAGATTACATCGACGAAACCGGGCGGCTTCTGAGCCTGAGCCAGCGCATGATGGACGGCCTTCAAGCTGCGCCTGGCCAGGCTGTGTCCGATACGGGCCAGACGCGCGGCAGCAAGGCTGAAGATCCGGGCAGCAAGACGGCAGGGTAG
- a CDS encoding glutaredoxin family protein — MAQSRNDSGAQEAALYRMVMEDHVCPFGLKAKDLLERAGYSVADHWLTTREETDAFQDKHDVETTPQVFIGGARVGGYDELRVHLGKDSAEEAEDETSYKPIIALFSLGLLMALAVSHVALDTLVSLRTLELFIAISMCLLGLQKLQDVEGFSTMFLNYDLLAQRQVRYAYFYPFAETAAGVLMIAGVLIWIAAPLALFIGAVGAASVFKAVYIDKRELKCACVGGSSKVPLGFISLTENLMMVLMALWMPLRMFVLG; from the coding sequence ATGGCACAGTCTCGCAACGACAGCGGCGCGCAAGAGGCCGCTCTCTATCGCATGGTCATGGAGGATCATGTCTGTCCCTTCGGCCTGAAGGCCAAGGACCTGCTGGAGCGCGCAGGCTATTCCGTCGCGGACCACTGGCTCACCACGCGCGAAGAGACGGACGCCTTCCAGGACAAGCATGACGTGGAGACCACGCCCCAGGTCTTCATCGGCGGCGCGCGTGTCGGCGGCTATGACGAACTGCGCGTGCACCTGGGAAAGGACAGCGCAGAGGAAGCGGAAGACGAGACCAGCTATAAGCCGATCATCGCGCTGTTCTCGCTGGGCCTGCTGATGGCGCTGGCCGTCAGTCATGTGGCCCTGGACACCCTCGTTTCGCTGCGCACGCTGGAGCTTTTCATCGCCATCTCCATGTGCCTGCTGGGCCTGCAGAAACTGCAGGACGTGGAGGGCTTCAGCACGATGTTCCTGAACTACGACCTGCTGGCCCAGCGCCAGGTGCGCTACGCCTATTTCTATCCCTTTGCCGAGACCGCAGCCGGCGTCCTGATGATCGCCGGCGTCCTCATCTGGATCGCGGCGCCGCTGGCGCTGTTCATCGGGGCCGTGGGCGCCGCCTCGGTCTTCAAGGCGGTCTATATCGACAAGCGCGAACTCAAATGCGCCTGTGTCGGCGGCAGCAGCAAGGTGCCGCTGGGCTTCATCTCGCTGACCGAGAACCTGATGATGGTCCTGATGGCGCTCTGGATGCCGCTGCGGATGTTCGTGCTGGGGTGA
- a CDS encoding cation-transporting P-type ATPase, which produces MPAQTVLQELHSDRQGLPPQEAAERLEKHGPNRLENQPGVTPLQRLLRQFNNTLIYVLLAAAGITALMEHWLDTQVILAVVLLNVIIGFLQENKAEKALRAISAMLAPKAAVIRGGQRRNLAAEELVPGDIVLLETGERIPADLRLLDVKNLQVQEAALTGESAPVAKETAAVDADCPLAERSSMGYASTLITTGQATGVVVATGARSEIGRIGRMLSEVQSLTTPLLRQMAHFAHLLTFLILSLSALVFAFGFLVRDYELATIFISVVSLTVAAIPEGLPTVLTVTLAIGVQRMARRNAIIRHLPAVETLGALSVICSDKTGTLTCNEMTLRTLETADHCLEISGTGYEPDGAFHHNGQEVQATDHGASLEALRAGLLCSDSDLHEADEGWNVGGDPMEGALLVAAAKAGLDYGQERSRHPRLDYIPFDSGRRYMATLHGADNGQPVVYVKGAPERILEMCRSQLQEEQEKTFDPAAWHDRAHEMATAGQRVIALARMNPSTGTDSLDEGDLEQGLVFLGLAGLIDPPRDEALKAVSECREAGISVKMITGDHPATARAIAEQFGLPNTRKVVTGRDLDQLPEEELEQVLEESDVFARTTPENKLRLVEALQAQGRIVAMTGDGANDAPALKRADVGIAMGKKGTEAAREAAAMVLADDNFASIAHAVREGRTVYDNLKKAIAFLLPVNGGESLGIVIAILTGATMPVTPLQILWVNMVSSIGLALALAFEPTEPDVMKRPPRPASEPILSGFLAWRVLFVSLLFLLGIYGIFELAMQRGAAVEEARTLAINTLVVMEIFYLFSIRYLHRTSFSLKGLMGTPAVLLSVAGIFLLQLLFTYAPFMQVIFDTRPVRFQDGLLVMACGIGLMVILEVEKAGRRWLVRRT; this is translated from the coding sequence ATGCCGGCCCAAACGGTGCTGCAGGAACTCCATAGTGACAGGCAAGGGCTACCCCCACAGGAGGCAGCGGAACGCCTGGAGAAGCACGGTCCCAATCGGTTGGAGAATCAGCCGGGCGTCACCCCGCTCCAACGCCTGCTGCGCCAGTTCAACAACACCCTGATCTATGTCCTGCTGGCCGCCGCCGGCATTACCGCGCTGATGGAACACTGGCTGGATACCCAGGTCATCCTGGCGGTGGTCCTTCTGAACGTCATCATCGGCTTCCTGCAGGAAAACAAGGCCGAAAAGGCCCTGCGCGCGATCAGCGCCATGCTGGCGCCGAAGGCCGCCGTCATCCGCGGTGGCCAGCGCCGCAACCTGGCGGCGGAGGAACTGGTGCCCGGTGATATCGTCCTTCTGGAAACCGGTGAGCGCATTCCCGCCGACCTGCGCCTGCTGGACGTGAAGAACCTGCAGGTGCAGGAAGCCGCCCTGACCGGGGAGTCCGCACCCGTTGCCAAGGAAACCGCAGCCGTGGATGCCGACTGCCCCCTGGCCGAGCGAAGCTCCATGGGCTACGCCAGCACGCTGATCACCACTGGCCAGGCCACCGGGGTCGTCGTCGCGACGGGGGCGCGTAGCGAGATCGGGCGCATCGGACGCATGCTGTCCGAAGTGCAGAGCCTGACAACACCGCTGCTGCGGCAGATGGCGCATTTTGCTCACCTGCTAACCTTCCTGATCCTCTCGCTTTCGGCGCTGGTCTTTGCCTTCGGCTTCCTGGTCCGGGACTACGAGCTGGCCACCATCTTCATCTCGGTGGTCAGCCTGACCGTGGCCGCTATTCCCGAAGGCCTGCCTACAGTCCTGACCGTGACCCTGGCCATCGGCGTTCAGCGCATGGCCCGGCGCAATGCCATTATCCGGCACCTGCCCGCCGTCGAGACCCTGGGCGCACTTTCCGTCATCTGCTCGGACAAGACCGGCACGCTGACCTGCAACGAGATGACCCTGCGCACGCTGGAAACGGCGGACCACTGTCTGGAGATCTCGGGCACGGGTTATGAACCGGATGGAGCTTTCCATCACAATGGCCAGGAAGTGCAGGCCACGGATCACGGCGCCAGCCTGGAAGCCCTGCGCGCCGGCCTGCTGTGCAGCGATTCCGACCTGCACGAAGCGGACGAGGGCTGGAACGTCGGCGGCGACCCCATGGAAGGCGCCCTGCTCGTGGCCGCAGCCAAGGCGGGCCTGGACTATGGGCAGGAACGCAGCCGCCATCCGCGCCTGGACTACATCCCCTTCGATTCGGGCCGGCGTTACATGGCAACCCTGCACGGGGCCGACAACGGCCAGCCGGTGGTCTATGTGAAAGGCGCGCCCGAACGCATCCTGGAGATGTGCCGCAGCCAGCTGCAGGAAGAACAAGAGAAAACCTTCGACCCAGCGGCGTGGCATGACAGGGCGCACGAAATGGCCACGGCCGGCCAACGTGTCATCGCGCTGGCCCGCATGAACCCAAGCACCGGCACCGACAGCCTGGATGAAGGCGATCTGGAACAGGGCCTGGTCTTCCTTGGCCTGGCTGGCCTGATCGATCCGCCGCGCGACGAAGCCCTGAAGGCCGTGTCCGAGTGTCGCGAAGCGGGCATCAGCGTCAAGATGATCACCGGCGACCATCCGGCCACCGCACGGGCGATCGCCGAACAGTTCGGCCTGCCCAATACCCGGAAGGTCGTGACCGGGCGGGACCTTGACCAGTTGCCGGAAGAGGAGCTTGAGCAGGTCCTGGAAGAAAGCGACGTCTTTGCCCGCACGACGCCCGAGAACAAGCTGCGCCTGGTCGAGGCGTTGCAGGCCCAGGGCCGCATCGTTGCCATGACCGGCGACGGCGCCAACGATGCGCCGGCCCTGAAGCGCGCCGACGTCGGCATCGCCATGGGAAAGAAGGGCACCGAGGCCGCCCGCGAGGCCGCCGCCATGGTCCTGGCCGACGACAACTTCGCCTCCATCGCCCATGCCGTGCGCGAGGGCCGGACCGTCTACGACAACCTGAAGAAGGCGATCGCCTTTCTGTTGCCGGTGAATGGCGGGGAATCCCTGGGCATCGTGATCGCAATCCTGACCGGCGCCACCATGCCGGTCACGCCGCTTCAGATTCTCTGGGTCAACATGGTCAGCTCGATCGGGCTGGCCCTGGCGTTGGCCTTCGAGCCAACCGAACCCGATGTCATGAAACGCCCGCCACGCCCGGCGTCCGAACCCATCCTGTCGGGCTTTCTGGCCTGGCGCGTGCTGTTCGTGTCACTGCTGTTCCTGCTGGGAATCTACGGCATATTCGAATTGGCCATGCAGCGCGGCGCAGCCGTCGAGGAAGCACGCACCCTTGCCATCAACACCCTGGTGGTGATGGAGATCTTCTACCTCTTCTCCATCCGCTACTTGCACCGCACCTCCTTCAGTCTGAAAGGTCTGATGGGAACGCCCGCGGTCCTGCTGTCGGTGGCCGGCATCTTCCTGCTGCAGCTTCTGTTTACCTATGCCCCCTTCATGCAGGTGATCTTCGACACCCGGCCCGTTCGTTTTCAGGACGGCCTGTTGGTGATGGCCTGCGGCATTGGGCTGATGGTCATCCTGGAGGTCGAGAAGGCGGGCCGGCGCTGGTTGGTCCGGCGGACCTGA
- a CDS encoding GMC family oxidoreductase produces MEQESESYGNFDYIIIGAGSAGCVLANRLSADPDKRVLLLEAGGQDDWIWFHIPVGYLFAIGNPRADWMFRTQEDPGLNGRSLAYPRGKVIGGCSAINAMIYMRGQAQDYDGWRQQGLPGWGWDDVLPSFLKMEDHVRPMNDHHRAGGEWHVDYPRMRWQILDRVQDAAETLGIPRVEDFNSGNNEGSSYFQVNQKRGRRWSAARGFLKPVLKRPNLQLATEAQVERIEIDAERRATGVTFLRGGKRWTAQATGEVLLSAGSVCSPQLLELSGIGHPKHLAQLGIETVQAAPGVGENLQDHLQLRPVFRVTGVRTLNEDYHRPWKRALMGLDYLLRRRGPLTMAPSQLGIFTRSSPERETPDLEFHIQPLSLDKFGDALHRFPAFTASVCNLNPTSRGSIHAGSADPRDKPVIRPNYLSTEQDRQVAVKALRLARQLAAAPPLAKFQPQEIKPGPNLTSDEELAKAAGDIGTTIFHPVGTVKMGPDSDPTAVLDAELKVRGVRGLRVVDASAMPTITSGNTNSPTMMIAEKAAEMILAEGKQGT; encoded by the coding sequence GTGGAGCAGGAGTCCGAAAGCTACGGCAACTTCGACTACATCATCATCGGCGCCGGCTCGGCCGGCTGCGTGCTGGCCAACCGGCTCTCGGCCGACCCGGACAAGCGCGTGCTGCTGCTGGAGGCCGGCGGCCAGGACGACTGGATCTGGTTCCACATCCCCGTGGGCTACCTCTTCGCCATCGGCAACCCGCGCGCCGACTGGATGTTCCGCACCCAGGAGGACCCCGGGCTCAACGGGCGCAGCCTGGCTTACCCGCGCGGCAAGGTGATCGGCGGCTGTTCGGCCATCAACGCCATGATCTACATGCGCGGCCAGGCCCAGGACTATGACGGCTGGCGTCAGCAGGGCCTGCCCGGTTGGGGCTGGGACGATGTCCTGCCCTCTTTCCTGAAGATGGAGGACCACGTTCGGCCGATGAACGACCACCACCGCGCGGGCGGCGAGTGGCATGTGGACTATCCGCGCATGCGCTGGCAGATCCTGGACCGCGTGCAGGACGCCGCCGAAACACTCGGCATCCCCAGGGTCGAGGATTTCAACAGCGGCAACAACGAGGGCAGCAGCTATTTTCAGGTCAACCAGAAGCGTGGCCGTCGCTGGAGCGCGGCCCGTGGCTTCCTGAAACCCGTCCTCAAGCGCCCCAACCTGCAACTCGCCACCGAGGCCCAGGTCGAGCGCATCGAGATCGACGCCGAGCGCCGGGCCACGGGCGTGACCTTCTTGCGCGGCGGCAAGCGCTGGACCGCCCAGGCCACGGGCGAGGTGCTGCTCTCTGCCGGCTCCGTCTGCTCACCGCAGCTGCTCGAACTCTCGGGCATCGGCCATCCCAAGCACCTGGCCCAGCTGGGCATCGAGACCGTCCAGGCGGCCCCGGGCGTGGGCGAGAACCTGCAGGATCACCTGCAGCTTCGTCCTGTCTTCCGCGTGACGGGGGTGCGCACCCTGAACGAAGACTACCACCGCCCCTGGAAGCGCGCGCTGATGGGCCTGGATTACCTGCTGCGCCGGCGCGGACCACTGACCATGGCGCCCTCGCAGCTGGGCATCTTCACCCGCTCGTCACCGGAGCGGGAGACACCGGACCTGGAGTTCCACATCCAGCCCCTGTCCCTGGACAAGTTCGGTGACGCCCTGCACCGCTTTCCAGCCTTCACGGCCAGTGTGTGCAACCTGAACCCGACCAGCCGCGGGTCCATACATGCCGGCTCCGCCGACCCTCGGGACAAGCCGGTCATCCGCCCGAACTACCTGTCCACCGAACAGGATCGGCAGGTGGCGGTGAAGGCCCTGCGCCTGGCCCGGCAACTGGCGGCGGCCCCGCCCCTGGCCAAGTTCCAACCGCAGGAGATCAAGCCGGGCCCGAACCTGACCTCGGACGAAGAGCTCGCCAAAGCGGCCGGCGACATCGGCACCACCATCTTCCATCCCGTGGGCACCGTGAAGATGGGCCCCGACAGCGACCCCACGGCGGTCCTCGACGCGGAGCTGAAGGTGCGCGGCGTCCGCGGTCTGCGCGTCGTCGACGCCTCGGCCATGCCGACCATCACTTCGGGCAACACCAATTCGCCCACCATGATGATCGCCGAGAAGGCCGCCGAGATGATCCTGGCGGAGGGAAAGCAGGGCACCTGA
- a CDS encoding phosphoribosyltransferase — protein MFKDREEAGARLAEALQDLQGQDVVVLALPRGGVPVAAVIAEALQAPLGVMMVRKIGVPGQPELAVAALVDAGEQEVGTSSGNETADLQLLRNEALIRQLGIPETHIEAEARRAGQEIARRRSLYGGQGWSGSLEGHQVILVDDGVATGLTAMAALQALGARKPAGLVMAVPVAAPDVAAELARLVDRSVILEQPQDLGAVSLWYRRFDQVDDETVRRLLQDAAQRLRGDRDPG, from the coding sequence ATGTTCAAGGACCGTGAAGAGGCGGGCGCACGCCTGGCCGAGGCCTTGCAGGACCTGCAGGGACAAGACGTGGTGGTGCTGGCTCTGCCGCGCGGTGGAGTGCCCGTGGCGGCCGTCATTGCCGAGGCGTTGCAGGCGCCCCTGGGTGTGATGATGGTACGCAAGATCGGCGTACCGGGTCAGCCGGAACTGGCCGTCGCCGCTCTGGTGGATGCCGGGGAGCAAGAGGTCGGAACGTCGTCAGGAAACGAGACTGCTGACCTGCAACTGCTGCGCAACGAGGCGCTGATCCGCCAGCTGGGGATCCCTGAAACACATATCGAGGCGGAAGCCCGGCGCGCGGGTCAGGAGATTGCACGGCGGCGAAGTCTTTACGGCGGCCAGGGCTGGAGCGGCAGCCTGGAAGGACACCAGGTGATCCTGGTGGACGACGGCGTGGCGACCGGCCTGACGGCCATGGCTGCTTTGCAGGCCCTGGGCGCGCGGAAGCCGGCTGGATTGGTGATGGCTGTACCTGTGGCTGCGCCGGATGTGGCTGCCGAGCTGGCACGGCTGGTGGATCGATCGGTAATCCTGGAACAGCCGCAGGACCTGGGTGCGGTCAGCCTGTGGTACCGGCGCTTCGACCAGGTCGATGACGAGACGGTGCGCCGTCTGCTGCAGGACGCCGCCCAGCGCCTGCGTGGTGACAGGGACCCAGGCTGA
- a CDS encoding Crp/Fnr family transcriptional regulator, which produces MTVVTWQAGCSSCHLRDFGLCQAVQGPQEIACLQSVRQPARFHPSGRTVFLQGSRGIPLYNVLSGWLFSYQLLPDGRRQILQFLLPGDIAGLECEDSMGMTHGLETLCESVLCTIPREGFRHLIDSCPAVAEHARKILARDMILLFEHMATLGRRTARERVACLLLELVVRSGRSTCLTNGMSLRMPLTQPILADALGLTAIHVNRVLRELREQRVMELAHKQLTILDTEKLTRLAGLPDGMMDLWTGQSTASGVSRTSSQAAVQMRRL; this is translated from the coding sequence ATGACCGTTGTTACCTGGCAAGCCGGATGTTCTTCTTGCCACCTTCGTGACTTCGGACTCTGCCAGGCCGTTCAAGGGCCGCAGGAGATTGCCTGTCTCCAGTCCGTGCGGCAGCCGGCCCGTTTCCATCCATCCGGGCGGACTGTTTTCCTCCAGGGCAGTCGAGGCATCCCTCTCTACAATGTCCTGAGTGGCTGGCTGTTTTCCTATCAACTTCTGCCCGATGGGCGCCGACAGATCCTGCAATTTCTTCTGCCGGGCGATATAGCCGGTCTGGAATGTGAAGACAGCATGGGGATGACCCATGGGCTTGAAACCCTGTGTGAATCTGTTCTTTGCACCATTCCACGCGAGGGCTTTCGGCATCTGATCGACAGCTGTCCTGCCGTGGCGGAGCATGCACGAAAGATATTGGCGCGTGATATGATCCTGCTGTTCGAGCATATGGCAACCCTTGGCCGTCGTACAGCACGTGAACGCGTTGCCTGCCTGCTGCTTGAACTTGTGGTGCGCAGTGGCCGTTCCACATGCCTGACCAACGGGATGAGTCTGCGTATGCCACTGACACAGCCGATCCTGGCAGATGCCCTGGGCCTGACGGCCATACACGTGAACCGGGTCTTGCGCGAACTTCGCGAGCAGAGGGTTATGGAGCTGGCGCACAAGCAGCTAACAATCCTGGATACGGAAAAGTTGACGCGCCTGGCGGGATTGCCCGATGGGATGATGGATCTCTGGACGGGTCAGTCCACAGCCAGTGGCGTGTCACGGACGTCATCGCAAGCGGCTGTGCAAATGCGCAGGCTCTGA
- a CDS encoding PAS domain-containing protein — MGIATELYTVRSARVRHVHDYWNELRGARFAPTRAEIDPADLRDLLPSILMVDIEPEPFRVRYRLVGTQVAEVSGFDFTGRYLDELGFVSLEGEFQRTYQRVWREQVPVYTRPLWPFDSELQTRYDLGVFPLSDDGRTVTRALAIEGYEEIEKKPSIQQRNFDWQRRRTIL, encoded by the coding sequence ATGGGCATAGCAACAGAGCTCTACACGGTCAGAAGCGCACGCGTGCGGCACGTTCACGATTACTGGAACGAGCTGCGCGGGGCGCGTTTTGCGCCCACCCGAGCCGAGATCGACCCTGCGGATCTACGCGACCTGCTGCCCTCGATCCTGATGGTGGATATCGAGCCCGAGCCCTTTCGTGTGCGCTATCGCCTGGTTGGAACCCAGGTGGCCGAGGTCAGCGGCTTCGATTTCACCGGCCGCTATCTGGACGAATTGGGGTTCGTGTCGCTGGAAGGTGAGTTCCAGAGGACCTACCAGCGGGTTTGGCGGGAGCAGGTGCCGGTCTATACGCGGCCCCTCTGGCCCTTCGATTCCGAGTTGCAGACACGCTACGACCTGGGGGTCTTTCCCCTTTCCGATGACGGGCGAACGGTGACGCGAGCCCTGGCCATCGAGGGCTACGAGGAGATCGAGAAGAAACCAAGCATCCAGCAGCGCAACTTCGATTGGCAGCGGCGCCGCACGATCCTCTGA